One part of the Candidatus Poribacteria bacterium genome encodes these proteins:
- a CDS encoding tetratricopeptide repeat protein, producing the protein MMNLQRRNKPIRSNQPRSRATGRKTLMKWGHLISIPLLFMLVAWVSGDDVSDAPKTFQKQLKDAQHAFQAEEWHEALRLYQALAKKAPEFPIVYIGAGDAAAKLKDYPTAITAFQRALQRLSTQPQVDITNSRLQITVQAKLAAAYHRNQQLDEADIWFQKAVKGAGEDAPVAWYLALGQIETERGNLEQARRYYIVAVQLHPETTAAYNNLGHILLKLNRNDEADAVFREALTQDGTLASAAFGRGEVSARRGQFITAQRFYERAIRHAPEEPIFHKSLADVLRNIGRNGEAEVAETRYRRTLAERYRRQAHWFLEKRQPQRALTPLQKAIEADETFIPALKDYAYVQMKLGGLTAAKRSYQQVLKIEPNSRQALLHLGMIDAKLGNPAAAVSHYLALIRHEPDFMDTYVQLANFHEKSGNLPAATEALTMGIQHEPTWAPGYLWRGKIYQKQNESNMAETDFRRAIQLAPDVPFPKEALASLLATENRELAEALTLAETAVKSEDQPTHRATLAFVYYRLNRIPDARREIEIAFAQVPKHPYILRIRSEILKTAP; encoded by the coding sequence ATGATGAACTTGCAGAGGAGAAATAAACCGATTCGGTCCAATCAGCCCCGAAGCCGTGCGACAGGTAGAAAAACCCTGATGAAATGGGGGCATCTTATCAGCATTCCGCTTCTGTTTATGCTCGTTGCGTGGGTATCTGGAGACGATGTCTCGGATGCTCCTAAAACGTTCCAGAAGCAGTTGAAAGATGCCCAACATGCGTTTCAAGCGGAAGAGTGGCACGAAGCACTCCGTTTATATCAAGCACTCGCCAAAAAAGCACCCGAATTCCCGATCGTTTACATCGGCGCGGGAGATGCCGCCGCAAAACTGAAGGACTATCCTACCGCTATTACTGCGTTCCAACGTGCCTTGCAACGCCTCTCAACACAACCTCAAGTCGATATTACAAATTCTCGGCTACAGATTACAGTGCAAGCTAAACTCGCCGCTGCATATCACCGTAATCAGCAACTCGACGAAGCCGATATATGGTTCCAAAAAGCCGTTAAAGGTGCCGGCGAAGATGCCCCAGTGGCATGGTATCTCGCCTTAGGGCAGATTGAAACCGAGCGTGGTAACTTAGAGCAGGCACGTAGATACTATATCGTCGCCGTGCAGTTACACCCAGAGACGACTGCTGCCTATAATAACCTTGGACATATTCTTCTCAAACTCAATCGCAACGATGAAGCAGATGCCGTATTTCGGGAAGCACTCACCCAAGACGGGACGCTTGCGAGTGCCGCTTTCGGACGGGGTGAAGTCAGCGCAAGACGCGGTCAATTCATCACCGCCCAACGTTTTTACGAACGTGCCATCCGACATGCCCCAGAGGAACCTATCTTTCACAAATCACTCGCAGATGTTCTCCGTAATATAGGGCGTAACGGAGAAGCCGAGGTCGCCGAAACGCGGTATCGCCGAACACTGGCAGAACGCTACCGCCGTCAAGCGCACTGGTTCCTTGAGAAAAGACAGCCGCAGCGCGCCTTAACGCCTCTCCAAAAAGCCATCGAAGCGGATGAAACCTTCATTCCTGCGTTGAAAGACTACGCCTACGTTCAGATGAAACTCGGTGGACTCACAGCTGCAAAGCGATCATATCAACAGGTGCTAAAGATAGAGCCTAATTCACGTCAGGCGCTCCTACATCTCGGCATGATAGATGCCAAACTCGGAAACCCAGCGGCAGCGGTTTCACACTATCTCGCGCTTATCCGACACGAACCGGATTTTATGGACACCTACGTACAACTCGCAAACTTTCATGAGAAATCAGGCAATTTACCAGCCGCTACAGAGGCACTTACGATGGGAATACAACACGAACCCACATGGGCACCCGGGTACTTGTGGCGTGGAAAGATTTACCAAAAGCAGAATGAATCCAACATGGCAGAAACCGATTTCCGTCGCGCCATTCAACTCGCGCCAGACGTTCCATTTCCGAAAGAGGCATTAGCGTCCCTACTCGCAACGGAAAACAGGGAACTCGCTGAAGCCCTTACCCTTGCCGAGACTGCCGTTAAAAGCGAAGATCAGCCGACACACCGTGCCACACTTGCTTTTGTTTACTACCGTCTCAACCGCATTCCCGATGCGCGCCGTGAAATTGAAATCGCTTTTGCGCAAGTTCCGAAACACCCCTATATTCTACGAATTCGCTCAGAAATCCTAAAAACCGCTCCATAA
- a CDS encoding L-rhamnonate dehydratase (catalyzes the formation of 2-keto-3-deoxy-L-rhamnonate from L-rhamnonate), whose protein sequence is MKIKDIQTVRINIPQRDIKHTEPRRESWNVHAEVANPMSRYPQYKRHRSSWMPKTWDQVYVKVTAEDGTWGIGETSFGTPVAAIIDEHFAPMLIGENCFAVEKIWDMMFRMSKPYGSQGLTSCAMSGVDIALWDLNGKIKNQPVYELLGGPLREKMFAYATGNDTDWQLELGFKAVKLACPYGPVDGEWGLKENEKLVAKTRETVGDDVEIMLDCYMAFDVDYTIRLAHRLRPYRLKWIEEFLIPEDIEGLVKVREAVDWVSLASGEHHYTRFPFQQIIEKRCLDILQPDTFWVGGITECVKICHLADAAGLTVIFHGGGLRQSGLHLSAAMPNTPWVEYYLGTPPGVPLEETKLFEGESLPTDSYIAPNDGPGLGLHIEEEWLTPRNPR, encoded by the coding sequence ATGAAAATCAAAGACATACAAACAGTCCGAATCAACATCCCACAACGCGACATCAAACACACGGAACCTCGCCGCGAGTCGTGGAATGTCCACGCCGAAGTCGCCAACCCGATGTCGCGCTACCCGCAATACAAACGCCACCGTTCCAGTTGGATGCCGAAAACGTGGGATCAAGTCTACGTCAAAGTCACCGCTGAAGACGGCACTTGGGGCATAGGGGAGACCTCTTTCGGCACACCGGTCGCCGCGATTATTGATGAACACTTCGCACCGATGCTCATCGGTGAAAATTGCTTCGCCGTTGAAAAGATTTGGGACATGATGTTCCGTATGTCCAAACCTTACGGCTCGCAAGGCTTAACCAGTTGCGCCATGAGCGGCGTCGACATCGCTTTGTGGGATCTGAACGGCAAAATCAAGAACCAACCCGTCTACGAACTACTCGGTGGACCGTTGCGTGAGAAGATGTTCGCTTACGCCACAGGCAACGACACCGACTGGCAATTGGAACTCGGATTCAAAGCCGTGAAATTGGCGTGTCCCTACGGACCGGTAGACGGCGAATGGGGCTTGAAAGAAAATGAAAAACTGGTCGCGAAGACCCGAGAAACGGTCGGTGACGACGTTGAAATTATGCTCGATTGCTACATGGCTTTCGATGTTGATTACACCATCCGCTTAGCACACCGGCTCCGTCCGTATCGTCTCAAGTGGATTGAAGAGTTTCTCATCCCGGAAGATATTGAAGGCTTAGTGAAAGTTAGAGAGGCTGTCGATTGGGTGAGCTTAGCGAGCGGCGAACACCACTACACCCGTTTCCCATTTCAGCAGATTATCGAAAAACGGTGCTTGGACATCCTGCAACCCGACACCTTCTGGGTAGGCGGAATAACCGAATGCGTCAAAATCTGCCATCTCGCAGATGCCGCCGGACTCACTGTAATTTTCCACGGCGGCGGACTCCGGCAATCCGGACTCCATCTTTCTGCTGCTATGCCGAACACGCCTTGGGTAGAATACTACCTCGGCACCCCACCCGGTGTCCCGTTAGAGGAAACGAAACTGTTTGAAGGTGAATCGCTCCCAACGGATAGTTACATCGCTCCAAACGACGGGCCCGGACTCGGTTTGCACATTGAAGAGGAGTGGCTAACGCCGAGGAACCCGCGGTAA